Proteins co-encoded in one Flavobacteriaceae bacterium MAR_2009_75 genomic window:
- a CDS encoding topoisomerase-4 subunit B: protein MSTNSQYTEDNIRSLDWKEHIRLRPGMYIGKLGDGSSADDGIYILLKETLDNCIDEFVMGAGKTIEISIQGERVIVRDYGRGIPLGKVVDVVSKMNTGGKYDTRAFKKSVGLNGVGTKAVNALSSYFRVESTRDGKSKSAEFETGELVNEEFLEETTRRRGTKVSFIPDEAIFKKYKFRNEYIERMLKNYVYLNPGLTIVFNGEKFYSENGLKDLLEDNNNAEDLLYPVIHLKGEDIEVALTHSKTQYSEEYHSFVNGQHTTQGGTHQAAFREAIVKTVRDFYNKNYDASDIRKSIISAISIKVMEPVFESQTKTKLGSTDMGGNFPTVRTYINDFVGKHLDNYLHKNQETADKLQRKVIMAEKERKELSGIRKLARDRAKKANLHNKKLRDCRVHLGDMKNDRRLESTLFITEGDSASGSITKSRDVNTQAVFSLRGKPLNSYGMSKKIVYENEEFNLLQAALNIEESMEDLRYNNIVIATDADVDGMHIRLLLITFFLQFFPELIKEGHLYILQTPLFRVRNKKETIYCYSDEERRRAIQKLTGKPEITRFKGLGEISPDEFQHFIGDDIRLEPVMLDKAMSIEQLLKFYMGKNTPDRQEFIIENLKVEVDLVEENQL from the coding sequence ATGTCCACCAACTCTCAATATACTGAAGATAACATCCGCTCATTAGACTGGAAGGAACATATTAGACTTAGGCCTGGTATGTATATCGGTAAATTAGGTGATGGTTCCTCGGCAGATGATGGTATTTATATCCTATTAAAGGAAACATTGGATAATTGTATCGATGAGTTCGTTATGGGTGCAGGTAAGACCATCGAAATTTCAATTCAGGGCGAACGCGTCATCGTTCGTGATTATGGTCGAGGTATTCCGCTAGGTAAAGTGGTCGATGTGGTCTCGAAAATGAATACCGGTGGTAAATATGATACCCGGGCATTTAAAAAGTCGGTGGGTCTGAATGGTGTCGGTACCAAGGCAGTAAACGCACTTTCCAGTTATTTTCGAGTAGAAAGTACACGTGATGGAAAATCGAAATCGGCAGAGTTTGAAACGGGTGAGCTAGTAAATGAAGAGTTTCTAGAGGAAACTACACGTCGAAGAGGTACGAAGGTCTCCTTTATTCCAGACGAGGCAATTTTCAAAAAATACAAGTTTCGCAATGAGTATATAGAACGAATGTTGAAAAACTATGTGTATCTCAACCCGGGATTGACCATAGTTTTTAACGGGGAAAAGTTCTATTCTGAAAACGGACTCAAAGATTTACTGGAAGATAATAATAATGCAGAAGACCTGCTTTATCCGGTAATCCACTTGAAGGGAGAAGACATAGAGGTAGCTCTAACTCACAGTAAGACACAGTATAGTGAAGAATATCATTCTTTCGTTAACGGTCAGCACACCACGCAGGGTGGTACGCATCAAGCCGCTTTTCGAGAAGCTATCGTCAAAACGGTACGTGATTTTTACAATAAAAACTATGATGCTTCCGATATTAGAAAATCGATAATTTCGGCCATTTCCATAAAGGTGATGGAGCCTGTATTTGAAAGTCAGACAAAGACTAAACTCGGTTCGACCGATATGGGTGGAAATTTTCCTACGGTTCGAACGTACATCAATGATTTCGTAGGCAAACATCTTGATAATTATTTGCATAAAAATCAAGAAACGGCAGATAAATTACAGCGTAAGGTTATCATGGCCGAAAAAGAACGAAAAGAATTGTCTGGCATACGCAAACTCGCTCGTGACCGTGCCAAGAAGGCTAATTTGCACAACAAAAAATTACGCGATTGTCGAGTGCATCTAGGTGATATGAAAAATGATAGGCGCTTAGAGAGTACACTGTTCATAACTGAGGGTGACTCCGCATCGGGGTCGATTACCAAATCGCGCGATGTTAACACCCAAGCCGTATTCAGTCTTAGAGGTAAACCTTTGAACTCGTACGGTATGAGTAAAAAAATCGTTTATGAAAACGAGGAATTCAACTTGCTTCAGGCTGCATTGAATATCGAAGAGTCGATGGAAGATTTGCGATATAACAATATTGTAATCGCGACCGATGCCGATGTTGATGGTATGCATATTCGACTATTGCTGATTACTTTCTTTTTACAGTTTTTTCCGGAGTTAATTAAAGAAGGACATCTTTATATATTGCAAACTCCATTATTCAGGGTACGGAATAAAAAAGAGACTATCTATTGTTATAGTGATGAGGAACGCCGGCGCGCCATTCAAAAGCTTACGGGCAAACCCGAAATAACTCGATTCAAGGGGTTGGGTGAAATTTCTCCTGACGAGTTTCAGCATTTTATCGGAGATGATATTAGACTTGAGCCGGTAATGCTTGATAAGGCAATGTCTATAGAGCAATTGCTTAAATTTTATATGGGAAAAAACACCCCTGACCGGCAGGAATTCATTATTGAAAACCTTAAAGTAGAAGTAGACTTAGTAGAAGAAAACCAATTATAA
- a CDS encoding topoisomerase-4 subunit A, whose amino-acid sequence MEENDDLNEAEDQNLPQDGQGLSENEPEQNSEESPQDEALTRVTGMYKDWFLDYASYVILERAVPAIEDGFKPVQRRIMHSLKDLDDGRYNKVANVVGHTMQYHPHGDASIADAMVQIGQKDLLIDTQGNWGNILTGDSAAASRYIEARLSKFALEVVFSPKITEWQLSYDGRKKEPVNLPVKFPLLLAQGAEGIAVGLSTKVMPHNFIELIEASIKHLEGKRFKLFPDFPTAGIIDVSNYNDGLRGGKIRARAKISQHSKSTLVITEIPYGTNTSSLIDSILKANDKGKIKIKKIEDNTAAEVEILVHLPPGISPDKTIDALYAFTACETSISPLGCIIEDNKPLFIGVSEMLRRSTEATVELLKQELEIQLAELEEQWHFASLERIFIENRIYRDIEEQETWEGVIDAIDKGLKPFTKHLRRAVTEDDIVRLTEIRIKRISKFDLDKAQEYLDNLEKKIAEVKYHLENLVAYAIDYFKNLRDKYGKGRERKSEIRLFEDIEATKVVIRNTKLYVNREEGFVGTSLKRDEYVTDCSDIDDIIAFTREGKMMVFKVDSKTFVGKGIIYVAVFKKKDKRTVYNMIYRDGKGGATYIKRFSVTSITRDKLYDIGQGKAGAMVYYFSGNPNGEAEVVTVNLRHVGSIKKLKWDIDFADVLIKGRGTKGNIVTKYSVKRVELKEKGLSTLKPRKLWFDETVRRLNIDDRGEFMGEFTSEDRLLIVNQKGQVKTVIPELTLHFDDDSIILEKWIPKKPLSLIYWEGEKELYYVKRFLIDNADREENVLTDHAKSHIEIISTDYRPQVEVVFAKKRGQDRKENWVIDLEEFISVKGITAMGNQLTKEKVLEINLLESLPYEEPEPIEPEDIEVVDDQKIGTSDSTSNETPKTSDNTPNNNFSAEDDDGEGQTTLFD is encoded by the coding sequence ATGGAAGAAAATGACGACTTGAACGAAGCTGAAGACCAGAATTTACCACAAGATGGGCAAGGTCTTTCAGAAAATGAGCCAGAACAAAATAGCGAAGAATCACCTCAAGATGAAGCCCTGACCCGAGTAACGGGCATGTACAAAGATTGGTTTTTAGATTACGCTTCTTATGTGATTCTCGAGCGGGCAGTACCTGCAATCGAAGACGGTTTCAAGCCGGTTCAAAGGCGTATAATGCACTCGCTGAAAGATTTGGATGATGGGCGTTATAATAAAGTTGCGAATGTGGTCGGGCATACCATGCAATATCACCCACATGGTGATGCCAGTATTGCCGACGCTATGGTGCAAATCGGTCAAAAAGATTTATTGATAGATACCCAGGGTAACTGGGGTAATATACTTACAGGCGATAGTGCAGCGGCATCGCGATATATTGAGGCTAGGCTTTCAAAATTTGCGTTAGAGGTTGTTTTTAGCCCAAAAATTACTGAATGGCAACTGTCGTACGATGGCCGAAAGAAAGAGCCTGTAAATCTACCGGTTAAATTCCCGCTACTCTTAGCGCAAGGGGCAGAGGGTATCGCTGTAGGGCTTTCCACCAAAGTAATGCCACACAACTTTATTGAGTTGATTGAAGCGTCAATCAAGCATTTGGAAGGAAAGCGGTTTAAGCTCTTTCCTGATTTTCCGACGGCTGGCATTATTGATGTATCCAATTATAACGATGGTCTTCGAGGCGGTAAGATTCGGGCAAGGGCAAAAATATCTCAACATAGTAAATCTACCTTGGTTATCACAGAGATACCTTATGGTACCAACACTTCCTCTTTAATAGATTCAATTTTAAAGGCTAATGATAAGGGGAAGATAAAAATCAAGAAAATTGAAGATAATACAGCTGCAGAAGTTGAAATTTTAGTTCACCTGCCGCCCGGTATTTCCCCAGATAAAACTATTGATGCGCTTTACGCCTTTACGGCTTGCGAAACTTCTATTTCTCCGTTAGGCTGTATCATTGAAGATAACAAACCGTTATTTATTGGGGTTAGCGAAATGCTTCGCCGTTCGACCGAAGCTACTGTTGAGTTGCTAAAGCAAGAGCTTGAGATACAGTTGGCTGAGTTGGAGGAACAATGGCACTTTGCTTCATTGGAGCGAATCTTCATAGAGAATAGAATTTATCGCGATATAGAGGAGCAAGAAACTTGGGAAGGTGTCATCGATGCGATTGACAAAGGGTTAAAGCCTTTCACCAAGCATTTGAGAAGAGCGGTAACCGAAGATGATATTGTTCGCCTGACGGAGATTCGTATCAAACGAATTTCAAAATTTGACTTAGATAAAGCTCAGGAGTATTTAGATAACCTCGAGAAGAAGATCGCAGAAGTAAAATACCACCTTGAAAATCTGGTCGCATATGCGATAGATTACTTTAAGAATCTTAGAGATAAATACGGGAAAGGAAGAGAGCGTAAATCAGAGATTCGATTGTTCGAAGATATTGAGGCTACGAAAGTTGTGATTCGTAATACAAAGCTTTACGTTAATCGTGAAGAAGGTTTTGTGGGCACCTCTTTAAAGCGAGATGAGTACGTAACCGATTGTAGTGATATCGACGATATTATAGCCTTTACAAGAGAGGGTAAAATGATGGTCTTCAAGGTCGATTCAAAAACTTTTGTTGGTAAAGGAATCATTTATGTGGCGGTCTTCAAGAAGAAAGATAAACGTACCGTTTATAATATGATTTATCGTGATGGTAAAGGGGGTGCGACTTATATCAAGCGCTTTAGCGTAACCAGTATTACCAGAGATAAATTATATGATATAGGGCAAGGAAAAGCCGGTGCAATGGTTTATTATTTTTCCGGCAACCCCAATGGCGAGGCCGAAGTGGTCACGGTGAACCTGAGGCATGTAGGTAGTATTAAAAAGCTTAAGTGGGATATTGATTTTGCAGATGTCTTGATTAAAGGGCGGGGCACAAAGGGTAATATTGTTACCAAATATTCCGTAAAGCGCGTAGAGTTAAAGGAAAAAGGGCTCTCTACCTTAAAACCACGAAAACTTTGGTTCGATGAAACTGTCAGGCGTTTGAATATTGACGACAGGGGTGAGTTTATGGGCGAGTTTACTAGCGAAGACCGACTGTTGATCGTTAACCAGAAAGGTCAAGTGAAAACGGTTATCCCTGAGCTAACTTTGCATTTTGATGATGACAGTATTATTCTTGAAAAATGGATTCCCAAAAAACCGTTGTCATTAATTTATTGGGAGGGTGAAAAAGAGTTGTACTATGTAAAACGTTTCTTGATAGATAATGCAGATAGAGAGGAAAATGTTCTTACCGACCATGCAAAATCTCACATAGAAATCATATCAACCGATTACAGGCCACAAGTTGAAGTGGTTTTTGCTAAGAAGCGAGGGCAAGACAGAAAAGAGAATTGGGTCATCGATTTAGAGGAATTCATTTCTGTTAAGGGCATTACAGCTATGGGAAATCAACTTACTAAGGAGAAGGTTCTCGAAATCAATTTATTGGAATCGCTTCCATACGAAGAGCCCGAACCAATAGAGCCGGAAGACATAGAAGTGGTGGATGACCAAAAGATCGGTACGTCGGACTCAACATCAAACGAAACTCCAAAAACTTCCGACAATACACCAAATAACAATTTTTCAGCCGAAGATGACGATGGTGAAGGTCAAACTACCTTATTTGATTAA